A single window of Vibrio gazogenes DNA harbors:
- the panC gene encoding pantoate--beta-alanine ligase yields MQTYTDISALKAQIKQYKRDGHTIGFVPTMGNLHEGHLTLVRKAKAMADVVIVSIFVNPMQFDKAEDLTNYPRTLDEDLAKLTQEGVELVFTPSADIMYPEGLDNQTFVEVPGLSHILEGDSRPGHFRGVSTVVTKLFHIVQPDIACFGEKDYQQLALIRQMVLDLCFDIEIVGVPTIREADGLAMSSRNNLLTLDERQRAPVLSRTMRWISSAIRGGRTDFDTIIEDAIDQLRAADLEPDEIFIRDARTLLPITETSKQAVILMSAFMGKVRLIDNQVVELAQGKEANKNTSEAENNESDN; encoded by the coding sequence ATGCAGACTTACACTGATATCTCAGCGCTCAAAGCGCAGATTAAACAGTACAAGCGTGATGGCCATACGATTGGTTTTGTCCCGACGATGGGGAATCTGCATGAAGGTCATTTAACGCTGGTGCGTAAAGCCAAAGCAATGGCCGATGTGGTTATTGTCAGTATTTTCGTCAATCCGATGCAATTCGATAAAGCAGAAGACCTGACCAACTATCCACGCACATTGGATGAAGATCTGGCTAAGTTGACTCAAGAGGGCGTTGAACTGGTCTTCACGCCTTCGGCAGACATCATGTATCCCGAAGGATTGGATAACCAGACATTTGTCGAAGTCCCTGGACTTTCGCATATATTGGAAGGCGATTCACGCCCGGGGCATTTTCGTGGTGTCTCCACCGTCGTGACCAAACTTTTTCATATCGTCCAACCGGATATTGCCTGTTTTGGTGAGAAAGATTACCAACAACTCGCGCTGATCCGTCAAATGGTGCTCGATCTCTGTTTTGATATTGAGATAGTTGGTGTCCCGACAATCCGGGAAGCCGATGGTTTAGCGATGAGTTCGCGCAATAATCTATTAACACTGGATGAACGTCAGCGTGCACCGGTTTTATCCAGAACCATGCGCTGGATCAGTAGTGCGATTCGAGGTGGACGGACAGATTTCGACACCATTATCGAAGATGCCATTGACCAGCTCAGAGCCGCTGATCTGGAACCGGATGAGATCTTTATTCGCGATGCCCGCACACTTCTGCCGATAACAGAAACCAGCAAACAGGCCGTGATCCTCATGTCAGCCTTTATGGGCAAAGTCCGCCTGATTGATAATCAGGTTGTCGAGCTCGCCCAAGGCAAAGAGGCAAATAAGAATACCAGCGAAGCAGAGAACAACGAAAGCGATAACTAA
- the panB gene encoding 3-methyl-2-oxobutanoate hydroxymethyltransferase — MKKITINNLMRWKQEGRKFASVTAYDASFAQLFESQEMPVLLVGDSLGMVLQGQTDTLPVTIEDMAYHTRCVKAGSPNSLLMADMPFMSYATPVQACENAAKLMQAGANMVKIEGGHWLVETIKMLTERAVPVCAHLGLTPQSVNIFGGYKIQGREQQQAEQMLHDALALQEAGAQIVLLECVPSKLAAQITQALDVPVIGIGAGADTDGQVLVMHDMLGISANYMPKFSKNFLAETGDIRQAVAKYMEDVEHGIFPDKEHTIA, encoded by the coding sequence ATGAAAAAAATTACGATAAATAATTTAATGCGCTGGAAACAAGAAGGCCGTAAATTTGCATCCGTAACGGCTTATGATGCCAGTTTCGCGCAACTTTTCGAGAGCCAGGAAATGCCAGTGCTACTGGTCGGTGATTCTCTGGGCATGGTTCTGCAAGGCCAGACAGATACGCTGCCCGTCACGATTGAAGACATGGCTTATCATACGCGGTGCGTCAAAGCAGGCAGCCCCAATTCACTGTTAATGGCTGATATGCCATTCATGAGCTACGCGACGCCGGTTCAAGCGTGTGAAAATGCTGCTAAGCTGATGCAGGCTGGCGCAAACATGGTCAAGATTGAAGGCGGCCACTGGCTGGTAGAGACAATCAAAATGCTGACTGAACGCGCGGTCCCCGTGTGTGCACATTTAGGTCTGACACCTCAATCGGTGAATATCTTCGGCGGTTATAAAATACAAGGACGAGAACAACAACAAGCCGAACAAATGTTACATGATGCATTGGCATTGCAAGAAGCCGGTGCACAAATCGTGTTGCTAGAGTGTGTCCCTAGCAAGTTAGCTGCTCAGATTACCCAAGCACTCGATGTTCCGGTCATCGGGATCGGTGCCGGTGCTGATACCGATGGTCAGGTACTGGTCATGCACGATATGCTTGGAATTTCGGCCAACTACATGCCTAAGTTCTCAAAAAACTTTTTAGCGGAAACTGGCGATATCCGTCAAGCGGTCGCCAAATACATGGAAGATGTGGAACATGGTATTTTTCCTGATAAAGAACACACCATTGCCTAA
- the folK gene encoding 2-amino-4-hydroxy-6-hydroxymethyldihydropteridine diphosphokinase, whose amino-acid sequence MITVYIAIGSNMAQPDQQARQAIQALKNLPESEFIQASQLYSSTPMGPTDQPDYINAVVEIKTHLKPLELLDHTQAIELDQGRVRKEERWGPRTLDLDILLYGHTVINSERLVIPHYGMKEREFVLYPLAEIAPHLILPDGTELNQLLQHVDQNGLTIWHAPADVS is encoded by the coding sequence ATGATCACAGTTTATATTGCGATCGGAAGTAATATGGCACAACCGGACCAACAGGCCCGGCAAGCGATTCAGGCCTTAAAAAATCTGCCTGAATCGGAATTTATTCAAGCATCTCAGTTGTATAGCAGCACGCCTATGGGGCCAACGGATCAACCGGACTATATCAATGCTGTTGTTGAGATCAAAACGCATTTAAAACCACTTGAATTATTAGATCATACCCAAGCCATTGAACTGGATCAGGGACGAGTGCGAAAAGAGGAGCGTTGGGGCCCAAGGACCTTAGATCTCGATATTCTCTTATATGGTCATACGGTGATTAATTCTGAGCGACTGGTGATCCCCCACTATGGTATGAAAGAACGAGAATTCGTACTATATCCGCTTGCTGAAATCGCACCTCACTTAATTCTCCCGGATGGGACTGAGCTGAATCAACTTCTCCAACACGTTGATCAAAATGGACTCACGATTTGGCACGCACCTGCCGATGTCTCGTAA
- the pcnB gene encoding polynucleotide adenylyltransferase PcnB, translating to MNKNDTTEQAHRIYPDLTLNILTRQEHKISRKQISESALKVLYRLQSSGYEAYLVGGGVRDLLLGESPKDFDITTNATPEQVRKLFRNCRLIGRRFRLAHVMFGREIVEVATFRGHHQENDRQKSSQSEAGMLLRDNVYGTIDEDAERRDFTVNAMYYNIADYTIHDYAGGIEDIEDRLIRLIGDPQTRYREDPVRMLRAVRFAVKLDFDIEEETAAPIEALAPLLQDIPSARLYEESLKMLQTGYGLETYHQMRQYNLFQQMFPMISAYFTDDHSSPTEKMLDLSLDSTDQRIEEGKRINPAFMFAAILWYPMIHLAETFMESKNLCYYDAVMEAGNKILDQLVKTIAIPRRHTATIRDIWQLQLRFPRRHGKRAFRLLDINKFRAGFDFLVMRGIVEEGETQELAQWWETFQNAGKNMRQAMVNDIGRINSKKAKARQRQTGPKKNKQDVS from the coding sequence ATGAATAAAAACGATACTACAGAACAAGCTCATCGCATTTATCCGGATTTGACGCTAAATATCCTCACGCGACAAGAGCACAAAATCTCTCGCAAACAAATCAGCGAGAGTGCACTCAAAGTGCTTTACCGATTACAAAGTTCAGGCTACGAGGCCTATCTTGTCGGTGGCGGTGTCCGTGATCTTTTACTGGGGGAATCCCCGAAAGATTTCGACATTACAACCAATGCGACACCGGAACAGGTTCGTAAGCTGTTTCGCAACTGCCGTTTGATTGGCCGACGTTTTCGCCTTGCCCATGTCATGTTCGGGCGTGAAATTGTCGAAGTCGCCACATTCCGTGGTCATCATCAGGAAAACGACCGTCAGAAATCGAGCCAGTCGGAAGCCGGCATGCTACTGCGAGACAACGTCTACGGCACAATCGATGAAGATGCGGAACGGCGTGATTTCACCGTCAATGCCATGTATTACAACATCGCTGATTATACGATTCATGATTACGCCGGTGGCATTGAAGATATCGAAGACCGACTGATCCGTTTGATTGGCGATCCACAAACCCGTTACCGCGAAGATCCGGTACGGATGCTAAGAGCCGTTCGCTTTGCGGTCAAACTTGATTTCGATATCGAAGAAGAAACGGCAGCTCCTATCGAAGCACTGGCACCATTATTACAAGACATTCCTTCAGCCCGCCTCTATGAAGAGTCACTGAAAATGCTGCAAACCGGATATGGTCTGGAAACATACCATCAGATGCGGCAGTACAACTTGTTCCAGCAAATGTTCCCGATGATCTCTGCCTACTTTACCGATGATCACAGTTCTCCGACGGAAAAGATGCTTGATCTGTCGCTCGATTCGACCGATCAAAGAATTGAGGAAGGCAAAAGAATCAATCCGGCATTTATGTTTGCTGCGATTCTCTGGTATCCGATGATTCATTTGGCCGAAACATTTATGGAATCCAAAAACCTCTGTTATTACGATGCCGTGATGGAAGCGGGTAACAAAATACTGGATCAATTGGTCAAAACAATCGCCATCCCAAGACGCCATACCGCAACTATTCGTGATATCTGGCAGTTGCAACTGCGTTTCCCACGTCGTCATGGTAAACGAGCTTTCCGTTTACTGGATATCAATAAGTTCCGGGCAGGCTTTGACTTCTTAGTCATGAGAGGCATCGTCGAAGAGGGCGAAACGCAAGAACTTGCCCAGTGGTGGGAAACATTCCAAAATGCCGGAAAAAATATGCGTCAGGCGATGGTCAATGATATCGGCCGCATCAATTCCAAAAAAGCGAAAGCACGCCAACGCCAAACAGGGCCGAAAAAAAATAAACAGGATGTGTCATGA
- the gluQRS gene encoding tRNA glutamyl-Q(34) synthetase GluQRS gives MSNYIGRFAPSPSGPLHFGSLVAALGSYFQARAMNGEWLVRIEDLDPPREMPGAADLILKTLEAYGLHWDRTVWYQSHRHPVYQAQIDEWLAQGQAYYCRCTRKQIKASGGYYDGACRHRQLPPQPGYAVRLRVETPITQFDDEKHGKIEIPLALAQEDFTIKRRDGLFAYNLAVVLDDIDQGITQVVRGADLIEPTGRQISLYQQLGHPPVSYLHLPLAVDQAGHKLSKQNHAPAIDLHNPRPTLIQAMKFLGFQLPVDIEAAELSEIVAWGCQNWHIHQLPETLEITR, from the coding sequence ATGAGTAATTATATCGGGCGCTTTGCCCCATCCCCTTCCGGCCCATTGCATTTTGGCTCCCTTGTTGCCGCCTTAGGCAGCTATTTTCAGGCTCGCGCCATGAACGGAGAATGGTTGGTCAGAATTGAAGATCTCGACCCTCCACGGGAAATGCCCGGGGCTGCGGATCTCATCCTGAAAACCCTCGAAGCCTATGGACTTCACTGGGATCGGACAGTCTGGTATCAAAGTCATCGTCATCCGGTTTATCAAGCGCAAATTGATGAGTGGCTTGCTCAAGGTCAGGCATACTATTGTCGTTGTACCCGAAAACAAATCAAAGCCTCTGGCGGCTATTACGACGGCGCCTGTCGCCACCGACAACTGCCCCCGCAACCCGGCTATGCCGTTCGCTTACGCGTGGAGACACCAATTACTCAGTTTGACGATGAAAAACATGGCAAAATTGAGATCCCGCTAGCATTAGCGCAAGAAGATTTTACGATCAAACGCCGGGATGGTCTGTTTGCCTACAACCTGGCTGTGGTCCTCGATGATATTGACCAAGGCATCACACAAGTTGTCCGCGGTGCCGATTTGATTGAGCCGACCGGACGCCAGATCAGCCTCTATCAACAGTTGGGTCACCCTCCGGTCAGTTACCTTCATTTACCACTAGCCGTTGATCAGGCCGGCCATAAACTCTCGAAACAGAATCATGCACCAGCGATTGATCTGCACAACCCACGGCCAACCCTGATTCAAGCCATGAAATTTCTCGGCTTTCAGCTCCCCGTTGATATCGAGGCAGCAGAACTGTCGGAAATTGTTGCTTGGGGCTGTCAAAACTGGCATATTCATCAACTCCCAGAGACGCTTGAAATCACACGATGA